One Coprobacter fastidiosus genomic window, TTTGTTACCGAAAGATCTTGCTGCATCTGCTGCTCGCTATTTTGATAAGAAAAAAAGATGATCATATATGTTTAATGTATTATAAATGATTGGGTTATAGGATATATTCCTTTGAATAGAAAGATTGTATGGAACTGAAAAATTAATGAATTATTAATGATGGAAAAGAGAAATTTCGGCTTTGTTTATTGTTAAATCGGGGTTGAACCATTTCTGTTAATGATAAATTAATGATCTTTTCTATATTACTATAATATATTCGTAACACATTTATGCTTAGAGAAAATATTGAGCCATGAAGAGTTTTTTAACGACAATTTTATTTTCGCTTTTTACTACCTCTTTGTTTGCAACAGAAGTGGTCGATTATGTCAACCCTCTTGTCGGGAGCATGTCGAAGAAGTTGCTTTCAACAGGGAATACCTATCCTGCTGTTGCTTTACCTTGGGGAATGAATTTTTGGACTCCGCAGACCGGAGAGATGGGAGATGGCTGGACGTATGTTTATACGGCCGATAAGATTCGAGGTTTTAAGCAGACCCACCAACCGAGTCCGTGGATAAATGATTACGGGCAGTTTTCTTTAATGCCTGTTATCGGATATAAGATAGGACAGGAGGAGAGAGCCAGTTGGTTTTCTCATAAAGCAGAGGTTGCTACACCTTATTATTATAGTGTATATCTTGCAGACCATGATATTACGACAGAATTGACCCCGACCGAACGTTCGGCGGCATTTCGCTTTACATTTCCTGAAAGCGATAGTTCTTATATTGTGATCGACGCCTTTGATAACGGTTCTTATATAGAGGTGATCCCCGAAAAAAATACGGTAATAGGATATACTACGAAAAATTCGGGAGGTGTTACTCCGGACTTTAAAAATTATTTTGTAATCGAGTTCGATACTCCTTTTGCCTCGTCTGATGTCTGGAGTGACAGTAAGGTCGTTCCCGGAGAGAAAGAATTGGAAGCCAATCATGTAGGTGCTATTATAGGTTTTAAGACTCGTCGAGGACAGACTGTTCAGGCGAAAGTAAGTTCATCTTTTATCTCTTTTGATCAGGCTTGGTTGAATCTGAAAGAGTTGGGAGACGGAAATTTCGAAAGAATTAAAAAGTCCGGACGTGATCGTTGGAATGATATATTAAGTAGAATACAGGTAGAAGGAGGTTCTACAGATCAGTATCGTACGTTTTACTCTTGTTTCTATCGTTCGGTTCTGTTTCCTCGTAAATTTTATGAAATAAATGCACAAGGAGAGCCTGTTCATTATAGCCCGTACGAAGGGGGTGTAAAAAAAGGTTTTCTTTATACGGATACCGGTTTTTGGGATACTTTCAGAGCTTTATTCCCATTTTTGAATTTGATGTATCCTTCTGTTAATGAAGAGATACAGGCAGGGCTAGCGAATGCTTATAAAGAAAGCGGATTCCTTCCCGAATGGGCAAGTCCCGGACATCGTTTCTGTATGGTCGGTAATAATTCTGCATCGGTGGTTGCCGACGCATTTTTAAAAGGAATAGGTGTAGAATATAGTGAAACGCTTTATGATGCATTATTGGCAGCTACGGATAAAGTACATCCCGATGTTCCGTCGACAGGAAGATGGGGAGCGGATTATTATAACAAACTCGGTTATGTACCCTATGATGTAAAGATTCCTGAAAATGTCGCCCGTACGCTTGAATATGCTTATGATGACTGGTGCATCATGCAGATGGCTAAAAAGTTAGGACGTCCTGAAAAGGAGATCGAGCTTTTCCGTAACCGCAGTCTTAATT contains:
- a CDS encoding GH92 family glycosyl hydrolase, whose protein sequence is MKSFLTTILFSLFTTSLFATEVVDYVNPLVGSMSKKLLSTGNTYPAVALPWGMNFWTPQTGEMGDGWTYVYTADKIRGFKQTHQPSPWINDYGQFSLMPVIGYKIGQEERASWFSHKAEVATPYYYSVYLADHDITTELTPTERSAAFRFTFPESDSSYIVIDAFDNGSYIEVIPEKNTVIGYTTKNSGGVTPDFKNYFVIEFDTPFASSDVWSDSKVVPGEKELEANHVGAIIGFKTRRGQTVQAKVSSSFISFDQAWLNLKELGDGNFERIKKSGRDRWNDILSRIQVEGGSTDQYRTFYSCFYRSVLFPRKFYEINAQGEPVHYSPYEGGVKKGFLYTDTGFWDTFRALFPFLNLMYPSVNEEIQAGLANAYKESGFLPEWASPGHRFCMVGNNSASVVADAFLKGIGVEYSETLYDALLAATDKVHPDVPSTGRWGADYYNKLGYVPYDVKIPENVARTLEYAYDDWCIMQMAKKLGRPEKEIELFRNRSLNYKNVFDKSHNLMRGKNQDGSFQTPFNPYKWGDAFTEGNSWHYTWSVFHDVQGLIDLMGGKKTFVQMLDSVFVVPPIYDDSYYGFCIHEIKEMQIMNMGNYAHGNQPIQHMLYLYNYAGEPWKAQYWIREVMDRMYTAAPDGYCGDEDNGQTSAWYVFSAMGFYPVCPGTDQYVIGTPLFKKMTVTLENGKKIVLNAPDVTKENRYIKRIKLNGKEYTPTWFSYSRLKQGAVIDYEMSNVPNKKRGIDKKDFPYSLSNEK